The following coding sequences lie in one Benincasa hispida cultivar B227 chromosome 6, ASM972705v1, whole genome shotgun sequence genomic window:
- the LOC120079060 gene encoding cytochrome P450 CYP73A100-like, whose protein sequence is MGHSAAKFGFLCSASTLALGLLTKFIFPTSFLSIYPNILPITLSIALVSAFIFFSLSNSSKNPPGPLPVPIFGNWLQVGNDLNHRLLASLSQKYGSVFRLKLGYKNLVVVSDAELANQVLHAQGVEFGSRPRNVVFDIFTGNGQDMVFTIYGDHWRKMRRIMTLPFFTNKVVHNYSGMWGEEMDLVVRDLMNSPKVKSEGLVIRKRLQLMLYNIMYRMMFDTKFESQDDPLFIEATRFNSERSRLAQSFEYNYGDFIPLLRPFLRGYLNKCKDLQSRRLAFFNNNYVEKRRKIMAANGDKHKISCAMDHIIDAQLKGEISEENVIYIVENINVAAIETTLWSMEWAIAELVNHPTVQQKIREEISIVLKGKEVTESTLHELPYLQATVKETLRLHTPIPLLVPHMNLEEAKLGGYTIPKESKVVVNAWWLANNPVWWKNPEEFRPERFLQEESSTEAVAGGKVDFRFLPFGVGRRSCPGIVLALPILGLIISKLVTNFEMKPPIGTEKIDVSEKGGQFSLHIANHSTVAFKPITA, encoded by the exons ATGGGCCATTCTGCAGCAAAGTTTGGTTTCCTTTGCTCAGCCTCTACACTAGCACTGGGTTTGCTCACCAAGTTCATTTTCCCCACTTCATTCTTGTCCATCTACCCAAACATCCTTCCAATCACTCTTTCCATTGCACTTGTTTCTGCTTTCATCTTCTTTTCCTTATCCAATTCCTCCAAAAATCCTCCAGGTCCTCTCCCTGTTCCCATCTTTGGAAATTGGCTCCAAGTTGGCAATGATCTCAACCATCGCCTTCTTGCTTCTTTGTCGCAAAAATACGGCTCAGTCTTCCGACTTAAACTTGGTTACAAGAATCTAGTTGTTGTGTCGGATGCTGAGCTTGCTAACCAAGTCCTCCATGCTCAAGGTGTGGAGTTTGGATCTCGTCCTCGAAATGTCGTCTTCGACATTTTCACTGGTAATGGACAAGATATGGTGTTCACCATTTATGGCGACCATTGGCGTAAAATGCGTAGAATCATGACACTACCATTTTTTACAAACAAAGTTGTGCATAACTACAGTGGCATGTGGGGGGAGGAAATGGATTTGGTTGTTCGTGATCTTATGAATAGCCCAAAGGTAAAATCGGAAGGGTTAGTCATAAGAAAGCGTTTGCAATTGATGTTGTACAACATCATGTATAGAATGATGTTTGATACCAAATTTGAATCTCAAGATGATCCTTTATTCATTGAGGCAACTCGATTCAATTCCGAAAGAAGTCGATTGGCACAAAGCTTTGAATACAATTATGGAGATTTCATTCCTTTGCTTAGACCCTTTTTGAGGGGTTACTTGAACAAATGCAAGGATTTGCAGAGCAGGAGATTGGCCTTTTTCAACAATAACTATGTTGAGAAAAGAAG AAAAATTATGGCTGCTAACGGAGACAAGCACAAGATAAGTTGTGCCATGGATCATATTATAGATGCTCAACTAAAAGGAGAAATTAGTGAAGAGAATGTGATATACATTGTGGAAAATATTAATGTTGCAGCAATAGAGACGACACTTTGGTCGATGGAGTGGGCAATAGCTGAGTTGGTAAACCATCCAACTGTACAACAAAAAATCCGAGAGGAAATCTCGATTGTCCTAAAAGGAAAGGAAGTCACAGAATCTACCTTACATGAGTTGCCATATCTGCAAGCCACAGTGAAAGAGACATTGAGACTGCACACACCAATACCTTTATTAGTACCACATATGAACTTGGAAGAAGCCAAGCTTGGAGGCTATACAATTCCAAAAGAATCTAAGGTGGTGGTAAATGCATGGTGGTTGGCCAATAACCCAGTATGGTGGAAAAATCCAGAGGAATTCAGGCCAGAGAGATTCCTCCAAGAAGAAAGTAGCACAGAAGCTGTAGCAGGAGGCAAAGTCGACTTCCGATTCTTACCATTTGGTGTTGGTAGGAGAAGTTGCCCGGGAATTGTTTTGGCGCTACCAATCTTGGGACTGATCATTTCTAAATTAGTGACCAATTTTGAAATGAAGCCTCCAATTGGAACAGAGAAGATTGATGTGAGCGAAAAAGGAGGACAATTCAGTTTGCATATCGCCAACCACTCAACTGTGGCATTCAAACCTATAACTGCTTAG
- the LOC120080215 gene encoding cytochrome P450 CYP73A100-like: protein MASNAFVSLFSMLIVSLVTKFIFPMSPLAFGVTIFLVPLLTYIISSMAFSSKLPPGPLSIPIFGNWLQVGNDLNHRLLASLCNKFGSIFLLKLGSKNLVVISDAELASQVLHAQGVEFGSRPRNVVFDIFTGNGQDMVFTIYGDHWRKMRRIMTLPFFTNKVVHNYSGMWEDEMDYVVHDLKNNKKFQSEGIVIRKRLQLMLYNIMYRMMFDAKFESQDDPLFIEATRFNSERSRLAQSFEYNYGDFIPLLRPFLRGYLNKCRDLQSRRLDFFNKNYVEKRRKIMAANGDKHKISCAMDHIIDAQLKGEISEENVIYIVENINVAAIETTLWSMEWAIAELVNHPEIQHKIREEIANVLKGKEVTESNLHELPHLQATVKETLRLHTPIPLLVPHMNLEEAKLGGYTIPKESKVVVNAWWLANNPEW, encoded by the exons ATGGCTTCCAATGCCTTCGTTTCTCTCTTTTCAATGCTTATTGTTTCTCTTGTTACTAAGTTCATATTCCCCATGTCTCCACTTGCTTTTGGAGTAACCATCTTCCTTGTTCCTCTCCTTACGTATATCATCTCTTCCATGGCCTTCTCCTCCAAGCTTCCTCCTGGCCCTCTCTCCATTCCCATCTTTGGCAATTGGCTCCAAGTTGGCAATGATCTCAACCATCGCCTTCTTGCTTCCTTGTGCAACAAATTTGGCTCCATATTCCTCTTGAAGCTTGGTTCCAAGAACCTCGTTGTCATCTCTGATGCCGAGCTTGCTAGCCAAGTTCTGCATGCTCAAGGTGTCGAGTTTGGCTCTCGCCCTCGAAATGTCGTGTTTGATATCTTCACTGGAAATGGTCAAGATATGGTGTTTACGATTTATGGAGACCATTGGCGTAAGATGCGAAGAATCATGACTCTGCCGTTTTTCACGAACAAAGTTGTGCACAATTACAGTGGCATGTGGGAGGATGAGATGGACTATGTGGTTCATGACCTTAAGAATAATAAGAAGTTTCAATCAGAAGGGATAGTCATTAGAAAGCGTTTGCAATTGATGTTGTACAACATCATGTATAGAATGATGTTTGATGCAAAATTTGAGTCCCAAGACGATCCTTTGTTCATTGAAGCAACTCGATTCAACTCAGAAAGAAGTCGATTGGCACAGAGCTTTGAGTACAACTATGGAGATTTCATTCCATTGCTCAGACCCTTCTTACGAGGTTACTTGAACAAGTGTAGGGATTTACAGAGTAGGAGATTggatttcttcaacaaaaacTACGTTGAGAAACGAAG GAAGATAATGGCTGCCAATGGAGATAAGCACAAGATAAGTTGCGCCATGGATCATATCATAGACGCTCAACTGAAAGGTGAAATTAGTGAAGAGAATGTGATTTATATCGTGGAGAACATCAATGTGGCCGCTATAGAAACAACACTTTGGTCGATGGAATGGGCGATAGCTGAGTTGGTGAATCATCCAGAAATCCAACACAAGATTCGGGAGGAGATTGCTAACGTTCTGAAAGGAAAGGAAGTGACTGAATCTAACCTTCATGAATTGCCACACTTGCAAGCAACAGTAAAAGAAACACTTAGGTTGCACACTCCAATACCATTGTTGGTGCCACATATGAACTTGGAAGAGGCAAAACTTGGAGGGTACACCATTCCAAAGGAATCCAAGGTGGTGGTGAATGCTTGGTGGTTAGCAAACAACCCCGAGTGGTAA